One Eublepharis macularius isolate TG4126 chromosome 6, MPM_Emac_v1.0, whole genome shotgun sequence DNA segment encodes these proteins:
- the FBXL15 gene encoding F-box/LRR-repeat protein 15 has protein sequence MEPSGGARLPLGTAGLAGSSRKQLLDLPWEDVLFPHILSYLPLRQLLSLQRVSKAFQTLIQLYLTNMRCFDAGQVGPHIPKAAFCVLLKDNEALQQLALQNCSAWLSDKELLPVISQNHHLLHVELSGCVHLSRHTLVALSLSCPNLRQLSLAHCEWVDSLSLRSLADHCKGLESLDLTACRQLKDEAICYLARRCARLKSLSLAVNANVGDAAVEEVAKGCPDLEHLDLTGCLRVKNDSIRTLAEYCPKLRALKVKHCHDVVESSLSILRSRGVELDVEPPLQLALVLLQDVAGYAPFINLQI, from the exons ATGGAGCCCTCAGGCGGTGCCCGGCTCCCCCTCGGGACAGCCGGGCTGGCCGGGTCCAG cagaaAACAGCTCTTGGACCTACCCTGGGAGGACGTCCTCTTCCCCCACATCCTCTCCTACCTGCCTTTGAGGCAGCTCCTGAGCTTGCAGAGGGTCAGCaaggcattccagaccttgatCCAGCTCTACCTCACCAACATGCGCTGCTTTGATGCTGGCCAG GTTGGACCTCACATTCCAAAGGCTGCCTTCTGCGTCCTGCTAAAAGACAACGAAGCGCTGCAGCAGCTGGCCCTACAGAACTGCTCTGCCTGGCTGTCGGACAAGGAGCTGCTCCCTGTGATCAGTCAGAACCATCACTTGCTGCACGTTGAGCTGAGCGGCTGCGTGCACCTGAGCCGGCACACCTTGGTAGCCCTCTCCCTGAGCTGCCCCAATCTACGCCAGCTTTCCCTGGCCCATTGCGAGTGGGTGGACAGTCTCTCCTTGCGCAGCCTGGCCGACCACTGCAAGGGGCTGGAGTCCCTGGACCTCACAGCCTGCCGGCAACTGAAGGACGAAGCAATCTGCTACCTCGCACGAAGGTGCGCCAGACTGAAGTCTCTGTCGCTGGCTGTCAACGCCAATGTTGGTGATGCTGCTGTGGAAGAGGTTGCCAAAGGCTGTCCTGACCTGGAGCACCTGGACCTCACAGGCTGCCTGCGGGTCAAGAATGACTCTATTAG GACCCTGGCTGAATACTGCCCCAAGCTCCGTGCCTTGAAGGTGAAGCACTGTCACGACGTAGTGGAGTCCAGCTTGAGCATCCTGCGCAGTCGCGGGGTGGAGCTGGACGTGGAGCCTCCGCTGCAGCTGGCCCTGGTTCTCCTGCAGGACGTGGCGGGCTACGCCCCGTTTATCAACCTTCAGATCTAG